In the Roseofilum capinflatum BLCC-M114 genome, GCCAAATATCCCTCACAATAGGAGAATGAAGGAAAAAACTAAAGTATTTATACTTAACCAACGTTATTACAACCCTGTACCGAATCGAATAAAAGGTGTAAATTATGATGCCCACTCTGCAATACTCGATCGCCATGATTAAAGATGAAGCCCGTCATTTAGTTGATGTCGGTTCTGTTGAGAGATTACAACCGATTTACAGTTTGTGCCGTTATATTCCCAGTCGAGAATGGGAATCTGTAGAATTAGAATTAGAGCGCAATGGATATTTACTGCGCGATCGCGTCATTGACTTACTTGGCAGAGAAGACTGGAGAGAAGACTAGCGTCCTCTGCGATTCACTACAAAAAAACTAGGGTGGGGCACTGCCTACCCTAGTTTTTTGTGGATATAAACTATAAACCCGTACTCCCAGCAGAAGGCTTAGGCGCTTCTGTTTTCGGGTCTTCTTCTTCCTCTGCTTTAGGTTCAGGAGGAGGGGGTGGGGGAGCATCGGGGAAAATTTCTTCGTAGACCTTGATATACTGATCGGCGGACAGATCCCAACTGTAGTTTTGGCGCATGGCTCGCTGTTGCAGCTTTTTCCAATATTCCTTATAGCGGAATCCTTCTAGGGCCTTAATCATGCAGCAGAAGAGATCTAGGGGTTCGTAGCGATCGAAACAATACCCCGTTCCCAACTCTTTCGTGGGATCGTGGAAGCTTACCGTATCGACTAACCCCCCAGTGCGGCGAACAATGGGAATACAGCCATAACGCATGGCTAACATTTGGCTAATGCCACAAGGCTCAAAGCGAGAAGGCATCAAGAAGGCATCACATCCGGCATAAATGCGGCGAGCCAGAGCATCGTTATAGAGCAACTGTACCGAAACCCGTCCCCGATAGCGGGATGCCAACTCCCACATTTGCGTTTCATAGTAGCGATCGCCCGTTCCCAACAGCACAAACTGGGCATCTGTATACGCCATAAACCGATCCAGAATTTGCAGCGCCAGATCGATCCCCTTCTGTTCTACCAACCGGGTAACCATCCCAATGAGAAACGCGCCCTTATTCACCTCTAAACCAATTTCTTCCTGCAAAGAAACCTTATTGATCGGGCGTTTATCCAACGTATCGGCATTAAAATTCTGATACAGATATCTGTCCGTTTGCGGATTATAACTCTCCGTATCAATACCATTCAAAATACCGAGACTCTTACCACTCACATAGGAGAGTAAACCTTCTAAATTTTCTCCATATTCTGAGGTCTTAATCTGTTCTGCGTAGGTGGGCGAAACAGTCGTCACTTTATTCGCAAATTGCACCGCCGCCGCCATGGTATTATGGCCTTCCATATACCAAGGACACCAAGTGATTTGGTCTAAATACCACCGCCAAGGCCCTTGATAGGCCAAATTATGAATCGTAAACACGGTATTAATATCGGGCGTTTCATGCAACCATACCGGCAACATTCCTGAGTGCCAATCATGGCAATGGACGATACTCGGTCGCCAATAATTCCAAGCAAACTCGGCCGCGGCATTTGCAAATAAGGTAAACCTCCATCCTTCATCATCACCAAAATAGACATTACGCCCTGAAAAAGAGGGATGGCCAAACAAATAGAGCGGCACATC is a window encoding:
- a CDS encoding DUF4327 family protein, with protein sequence MMPTLQYSIAMIKDEARHLVDVGSVERLQPIYSLCRYIPSREWESVELELERNGYLLRDRVIDLLGREDWRED
- the glgA gene encoding glycogen synthase GlgA, which gives rise to MKILFVAAEAAPLAKVGGMGDVVGALPKVLRKKGHDVRVFMPYYGFLPDKIDIPEKPVWKGTAMFQDFEIYQAFLPKSDVPLYLFGHPSFSGRNVYFGDDEGWRFTLFANAAAEFAWNYWRPSIVHCHDWHSGMLPVWLHETPDINTVFTIHNLAYQGPWRWYLDQITWCPWYMEGHNTMAAAVQFANKVTTVSPTYAEQIKTSEYGENLEGLLSYVSGKSLGILNGIDTESYNPQTDRYLYQNFNADTLDKRPINKVSLQEEIGLEVNKGAFLIGMVTRLVEQKGIDLALQILDRFMAYTDAQFVLLGTGDRYYETQMWELASRYRGRVSVQLLYNDALARRIYAGCDAFLMPSRFEPCGISQMLAMRYGCIPIVRRTGGLVDTVSFHDPTKELGTGYCFDRYEPLDLFCCMIKALEGFRYKEYWKKLQQRAMRQNYSWDLSADQYIKVYEEIFPDAPPPPPPEPKAEEEEDPKTEAPKPSAGSTGL